The following are encoded in a window of Harpia harpyja isolate bHarHar1 chromosome W, bHarHar1 primary haplotype, whole genome shotgun sequence genomic DNA:
- the LOC128136281 gene encoding hydroxymethylglutaryl-CoA synthase, cytoplasmic-like isoform X1: protein MRAPLPPRREPAMGLRNIFTTMPGSLPVNAESCWPKDVGIVALEIYFPSQYVDQAELEKYDGVNAGKYTIGLGQSKMGFCSDREDINSLCLTVVQKLMERNSLSYDCIGRLEVGTETIIDKSKSVKTVLMQLFEESGNTDVEGIDTMNACYGGTAALLNAINWIESSSWDGRYALVVAGDIAVYATGNARPTGGAGAVAMLVGPNAPLIFERGLRGTHMQHAYDFYKPDMVSEYPVVDGKLSIQCYLRALDCCYAVYRNKIHAQWQKEGTDRHFTLNDFGFMIFHSPYCKLVQKSVARLLLNDFLSDQNLETANGVFSGLEAFRDVKLEDTYFERDVEKAFMKASAELFDQKTKASLLISNQNGNMYTPSVYGCLASLLAQYSPEQLAGQRISVFSYGSGFAATLYSIRVTQDATPGSALDKITASLSDLKTRLDSRKCIAPDVFAENMKIRQETHNLANYIPQSSVEDLFEGTWYLVRVDEKHRRTYARRPLMGDGPLEAGVEVVHPGIVHEQIPSPAKKVPRIPATTESEGVTVAVSNGEH, encoded by the exons atttacCACGATGCCTGGGTCTCTTCCAGTGAATGCTGAATCCTGCTGGCCCAAAGATGTGGGAATTGTTGCActggaaatatattttccctCTCAGTATGTTgaccaggcagagctggagaagtATGATGGTGTGAATGCTGGCAAATACACCATTGGGTTAGGCCAGTCAAAGATGGGATTCTGCTCTGACCGGGAAGATATCAATTCTCTCTGTTTGACTGTGGTTCAGAAGCTCATGGAGAGGAACAGCCTTTCCTATGATTGTATTGGGAGATTAGAAGTTGGAACGGAGACAATAATTGATAAATCAAAATCTGTAAAGACTGTCCTGATGCAACTTTTTGAAGAATCTGGTAATACGGATGTAGAAGGAATTGACACCATGAATGCATGCTATGGAGGCACTGCTGCTCTTTTAAATGCTATTAATTGGATTGAGTCCAGTTCTTGGGATG GACGTTATGCACTTGTTGTTGCTGGAGACATAGCTGTGTATGCCACTGGAAATGCCAGGCCAACAGGTGGAGCTGGTGCCGTCGCTATGCTAGTTGGTCCAAATGCTCCGTTAATTTTTGAGAGAG GATTGCGTGGAACCCACATGCAGCATGCATATGACTTCTATAAACCAGATATGGTCTCTGAATATCCTGTAGTTGATGGTAAACTATCTATACAGTGCTACCTCCGTGCATTAGATTGCTGCTATGCTGTCTATCGCAACAAAATCCATGCCCAGTGGCAAAAGG AGGGGACAGACAGACATTTCACCTTGAATGACTTTGGATTCATGATCTTTCATTCTCCCTACTGTAAACTGGTACAGAAATCTGTGGCTAGACTATTGCTGAATGACTTTCTCAGTGACCAGAACCTAGAAACAGCAAATGGTGTTTTCAGTGGTTTGGAAGCTTTCAG agatgtAAAACTTGAAGATACATATTTTGAAAGAGATGTGGAAAAAGCTTTTATGAAAGCCAGTGCAGAGCTCTTCGATCAGAAAACCAAAGCTTCGTTGCTCATATCCAATCAGAATGGAAATATGTATACCCCTTCAGTCTATGGTTGCCTTGCTTCTCTTCTAGCTCA GTACTCCCCAGAGCAGCTCGCAGGACAGAGAATTAGTGTGTTCTCATATGGCTCTGGTTTTGCTGCTACGCTGTATTCCATCAGAGTTACACAGGATGCCACTCCTG GTTCTGCACTGGACAAAATAACTGCCAGCCTTTCTGATCTTAAAACAAGACTTGACTCAAGAAAATGCATTGCACCTGATGTATTTGCTGAAAACATGAAGATTAGACAGGAAACGCATAATTTGG CCAACTATATTCCACAGTCTTCAGTAGAAGATCTCTTTGAAGGAACATGGTACCTTGTGCGTGTGgatgaaaaacacagaagaacTTATGCACGGCGCCCGCTCATGGGTGATGGACCTCTGGAGGCAGGAGTTGAAGTTGTCCACCCAGGCATTGTTCATGAG cAGATCCCAAGCCCTGCTAAGAAAGTGCCAAGAATCCCTGCAACAACAGAATCTGAAGGTGTTACTGTTGCCGTTTCCAATGGGGAGCATTAA
- the LOC128136281 gene encoding hydroxymethylglutaryl-CoA synthase, cytoplasmic-like isoform X2, translating into MGLRNIFTTMPGSLPVNAESCWPKDVGIVALEIYFPSQYVDQAELEKYDGVNAGKYTIGLGQSKMGFCSDREDINSLCLTVVQKLMERNSLSYDCIGRLEVGTETIIDKSKSVKTVLMQLFEESGNTDVEGIDTMNACYGGTAALLNAINWIESSSWDGRYALVVAGDIAVYATGNARPTGGAGAVAMLVGPNAPLIFERGLRGTHMQHAYDFYKPDMVSEYPVVDGKLSIQCYLRALDCCYAVYRNKIHAQWQKEGTDRHFTLNDFGFMIFHSPYCKLVQKSVARLLLNDFLSDQNLETANGVFSGLEAFRDVKLEDTYFERDVEKAFMKASAELFDQKTKASLLISNQNGNMYTPSVYGCLASLLAQYSPEQLAGQRISVFSYGSGFAATLYSIRVTQDATPGSALDKITASLSDLKTRLDSRKCIAPDVFAENMKIRQETHNLANYIPQSSVEDLFEGTWYLVRVDEKHRRTYARRPLMGDGPLEAGVEVVHPGIVHEIPSPAKKVPRIPATTESEGVTVAVSNGEH; encoded by the exons atttacCACGATGCCTGGGTCTCTTCCAGTGAATGCTGAATCCTGCTGGCCCAAAGATGTGGGAATTGTTGCActggaaatatattttccctCTCAGTATGTTgaccaggcagagctggagaagtATGATGGTGTGAATGCTGGCAAATACACCATTGGGTTAGGCCAGTCAAAGATGGGATTCTGCTCTGACCGGGAAGATATCAATTCTCTCTGTTTGACTGTGGTTCAGAAGCTCATGGAGAGGAACAGCCTTTCCTATGATTGTATTGGGAGATTAGAAGTTGGAACGGAGACAATAATTGATAAATCAAAATCTGTAAAGACTGTCCTGATGCAACTTTTTGAAGAATCTGGTAATACGGATGTAGAAGGAATTGACACCATGAATGCATGCTATGGAGGCACTGCTGCTCTTTTAAATGCTATTAATTGGATTGAGTCCAGTTCTTGGGATG GACGTTATGCACTTGTTGTTGCTGGAGACATAGCTGTGTATGCCACTGGAAATGCCAGGCCAACAGGTGGAGCTGGTGCCGTCGCTATGCTAGTTGGTCCAAATGCTCCGTTAATTTTTGAGAGAG GATTGCGTGGAACCCACATGCAGCATGCATATGACTTCTATAAACCAGATATGGTCTCTGAATATCCTGTAGTTGATGGTAAACTATCTATACAGTGCTACCTCCGTGCATTAGATTGCTGCTATGCTGTCTATCGCAACAAAATCCATGCCCAGTGGCAAAAGG AGGGGACAGACAGACATTTCACCTTGAATGACTTTGGATTCATGATCTTTCATTCTCCCTACTGTAAACTGGTACAGAAATCTGTGGCTAGACTATTGCTGAATGACTTTCTCAGTGACCAGAACCTAGAAACAGCAAATGGTGTTTTCAGTGGTTTGGAAGCTTTCAG agatgtAAAACTTGAAGATACATATTTTGAAAGAGATGTGGAAAAAGCTTTTATGAAAGCCAGTGCAGAGCTCTTCGATCAGAAAACCAAAGCTTCGTTGCTCATATCCAATCAGAATGGAAATATGTATACCCCTTCAGTCTATGGTTGCCTTGCTTCTCTTCTAGCTCA GTACTCCCCAGAGCAGCTCGCAGGACAGAGAATTAGTGTGTTCTCATATGGCTCTGGTTTTGCTGCTACGCTGTATTCCATCAGAGTTACACAGGATGCCACTCCTG GTTCTGCACTGGACAAAATAACTGCCAGCCTTTCTGATCTTAAAACAAGACTTGACTCAAGAAAATGCATTGCACCTGATGTATTTGCTGAAAACATGAAGATTAGACAGGAAACGCATAATTTGG CCAACTATATTCCACAGTCTTCAGTAGAAGATCTCTTTGAAGGAACATGGTACCTTGTGCGTGTGgatgaaaaacacagaagaacTTATGCACGGCGCCCGCTCATGGGTGATGGACCTCTGGAGGCAGGAGTTGAAGTTGTCCACCCAGGCATTGTTCATGAG ATCCCAAGCCCTGCTAAGAAAGTGCCAAGAATCCCTGCAACAACAGAATCTGAAGGTGTTACTGTTGCCGTTTCCAATGGGGAGCATTAA
- the LOC128136281 gene encoding hydroxymethylglutaryl-CoA synthase, cytoplasmic-like isoform X3 — protein MPGSLPVNAESCWPKDVGIVALEIYFPSQYVDQAELEKYDGVNAGKYTIGLGQSKMGFCSDREDINSLCLTVVQKLMERNSLSYDCIGRLEVGTETIIDKSKSVKTVLMQLFEESGNTDVEGIDTMNACYGGTAALLNAINWIESSSWDGRYALVVAGDIAVYATGNARPTGGAGAVAMLVGPNAPLIFERGLRGTHMQHAYDFYKPDMVSEYPVVDGKLSIQCYLRALDCCYAVYRNKIHAQWQKEGTDRHFTLNDFGFMIFHSPYCKLVQKSVARLLLNDFLSDQNLETANGVFSGLEAFRDVKLEDTYFERDVEKAFMKASAELFDQKTKASLLISNQNGNMYTPSVYGCLASLLAQYSPEQLAGQRISVFSYGSGFAATLYSIRVTQDATPGSALDKITASLSDLKTRLDSRKCIAPDVFAENMKIRQETHNLANYIPQSSVEDLFEGTWYLVRVDEKHRRTYARRPLMGDGPLEAGVEVVHPGIVHEQIPSPAKKVPRIPATTESEGVTVAVSNGEH, from the exons ATGCCTGGGTCTCTTCCAGTGAATGCTGAATCCTGCTGGCCCAAAGATGTGGGAATTGTTGCActggaaatatattttccctCTCAGTATGTTgaccaggcagagctggagaagtATGATGGTGTGAATGCTGGCAAATACACCATTGGGTTAGGCCAGTCAAAGATGGGATTCTGCTCTGACCGGGAAGATATCAATTCTCTCTGTTTGACTGTGGTTCAGAAGCTCATGGAGAGGAACAGCCTTTCCTATGATTGTATTGGGAGATTAGAAGTTGGAACGGAGACAATAATTGATAAATCAAAATCTGTAAAGACTGTCCTGATGCAACTTTTTGAAGAATCTGGTAATACGGATGTAGAAGGAATTGACACCATGAATGCATGCTATGGAGGCACTGCTGCTCTTTTAAATGCTATTAATTGGATTGAGTCCAGTTCTTGGGATG GACGTTATGCACTTGTTGTTGCTGGAGACATAGCTGTGTATGCCACTGGAAATGCCAGGCCAACAGGTGGAGCTGGTGCCGTCGCTATGCTAGTTGGTCCAAATGCTCCGTTAATTTTTGAGAGAG GATTGCGTGGAACCCACATGCAGCATGCATATGACTTCTATAAACCAGATATGGTCTCTGAATATCCTGTAGTTGATGGTAAACTATCTATACAGTGCTACCTCCGTGCATTAGATTGCTGCTATGCTGTCTATCGCAACAAAATCCATGCCCAGTGGCAAAAGG AGGGGACAGACAGACATTTCACCTTGAATGACTTTGGATTCATGATCTTTCATTCTCCCTACTGTAAACTGGTACAGAAATCTGTGGCTAGACTATTGCTGAATGACTTTCTCAGTGACCAGAACCTAGAAACAGCAAATGGTGTTTTCAGTGGTTTGGAAGCTTTCAG agatgtAAAACTTGAAGATACATATTTTGAAAGAGATGTGGAAAAAGCTTTTATGAAAGCCAGTGCAGAGCTCTTCGATCAGAAAACCAAAGCTTCGTTGCTCATATCCAATCAGAATGGAAATATGTATACCCCTTCAGTCTATGGTTGCCTTGCTTCTCTTCTAGCTCA GTACTCCCCAGAGCAGCTCGCAGGACAGAGAATTAGTGTGTTCTCATATGGCTCTGGTTTTGCTGCTACGCTGTATTCCATCAGAGTTACACAGGATGCCACTCCTG GTTCTGCACTGGACAAAATAACTGCCAGCCTTTCTGATCTTAAAACAAGACTTGACTCAAGAAAATGCATTGCACCTGATGTATTTGCTGAAAACATGAAGATTAGACAGGAAACGCATAATTTGG CCAACTATATTCCACAGTCTTCAGTAGAAGATCTCTTTGAAGGAACATGGTACCTTGTGCGTGTGgatgaaaaacacagaagaacTTATGCACGGCGCCCGCTCATGGGTGATGGACCTCTGGAGGCAGGAGTTGAAGTTGTCCACCCAGGCATTGTTCATGAG cAGATCCCAAGCCCTGCTAAGAAAGTGCCAAGAATCCCTGCAACAACAGAATCTGAAGGTGTTACTGTTGCCGTTTCCAATGGGGAGCATTAA